From Piliocolobus tephrosceles isolate RC106 chromosome Y, ASM277652v3, whole genome shotgun sequence, a single genomic window includes:
- the RAB9A gene encoding ras-related protein Rab-9A yields the protein MAGKSSLFKVILLGDGGVGKSSLMNRYVTNKFDTQLFHTIGVEFLNKDLEVDGHFVTMQIWDTAGQERFRSLRTPFYRGSDCCLLTFSVDDSQSFQNLSNWKKEFIYYADVKEPESFPFVILGNKIDISERQVSTEEAQAWCRDNGDYPYFETSAKDATNVAAAFEEAVRRVLATEDRSDHLIQTDTVNLHRKPKPSSSCC from the coding sequence ATGGCAGGAAAATCATcactttttaaagtaattctcCTTGGAGATGGTGGAGTTGGGAAGAGTTCACTTATGAACAGATATGTAACTAATAAGTTTGATACCCAGCTCTTCCATACAATAGGtgtggaatttttaaataaagatttggAAGTGGATGGACATTTTGTTACCATGCAGATTTGGGACACGGCAGGTCAGGAGCGATTCCGAAGCCTGAGGACGCCATTTTACAGAGGTTCTGACTGCTGCCTGCTTACTTTTAGTGTTGATGATTCACAAAGCTTCCAGAACTTAagtaactggaagaaagaattcaTATATTATGCAGATGTGAAAGAGCCTGAGAGCTTTCCTTTTGTGATTCTGGGTAACAAGATTGACATAAGCGAACGGCAGGTGTCTACAGAAGAAGCCCAAGCTTGGTGCAGGGATAACGGCGACTATCCTTACTTTGAAACAAGTGCAAAAGATGCCACAAATGTGGCAGCAGCCTTTGAGGAAGCCGTTCGAAGAGTTCTTGCTACCGAGGATAGGTCAGATCACTTGATTCAGACAGACACAGTCAATCTTCACCGAAAGCCCAAGCCTAGCTCATCTTGCTGTTGA